From the Mycoplasmatota bacterium genome, one window contains:
- the rlmH gene encoding 23S rRNA (pseudouridine(1915)-N(3))-methyltransferase RlmH, which produces MKIKIISVGKIKEKYLVNGINEYLKRLTPYVKIEINEIPDEKASESLTQTQLNQIKDTEGKKILTKISDDDYVVALAIEGKQKSSEELASFFNQHMIYNGRDIDFIIGGSNGLSEAVIRRSNELLSFSKFTFPHQMMRFILLEQIYRSYKIIKNEPYHK; this is translated from the coding sequence ATGAAAATTAAAATTATTTCTGTAGGGAAAATAAAAGAAAAATATTTAGTTAATGGAATAAATGAGTATTTAAAACGTTTGACACCTTATGTGAAAATTGAAATAAATGAAATACCAGATGAAAAGGCTTCGGAAAGTTTAACCCAGACCCAACTTAATCAAATTAAAGATACTGAAGGAAAAAAAATATTAACTAAAATATCTGATGATGATTATGTGGTTGCCTTAGCAATTGAAGGAAAACAAAAAAGTAGTGAGGAATTAGCGAGCTTTTTCAATCAGCATATGATCTATAATGGACGAGATATTGATTTCATTATAGGTGGTTCCAATGGTTTAAGTGAAGCGGTAATAAGAAGATCAAACGAATTATTATCGTTTTCAAAATTTACATTTCCTCATCAAATGATGCGATTTATTTTATTAGAACAAATATATCGTTCATATAAAATAATTAAAAATGAACCATATCACAAATGA
- a CDS encoding orotate phosphoribosyltransferase has translation MEKKIAKYLLDINAVTLQPNNPYTWASGILAPIYTDNRLTLSYPKIRKEIELGLAKLIKQHYPDVEMIMGTATAGIAHAALVADILDLPMGYVRTSAKTHGKTNAIEGKITEHQKVVVIEDLISTGKSSLEVVKTLREKNVSVLGVVSIFSYLFKEANLNFSKEQISYHSLSNYNVLIHVALEENYITNQEFKQLSNWYENPTTWTK, from the coding sequence ATGGAAAAAAAAATAGCGAAATATTTATTAGATATAAATGCTGTTACATTACAGCCAAATAATCCTTATACATGGGCATCAGGTATTTTAGCGCCAATTTATACTGATAATCGATTAACATTATCCTATCCCAAAATAAGAAAAGAGATTGAATTAGGATTAGCTAAATTAATAAAACAACATTATCCAGATGTTGAAATGATTATGGGAACTGCTACAGCTGGCATTGCCCATGCTGCTCTTGTTGCAGATATCCTTGATTTACCAATGGGTTATGTAAGAACTAGCGCTAAAACTCATGGGAAAACAAATGCGATTGAAGGAAAGATTACTGAACACCAAAAAGTAGTTGTAATCGAAGATTTAATTTCTACTGGTAAATCATCATTAGAAGTTGTAAAAACATTACGAGAAAAAAATGTGAGTGTATTAGGTGTCGTTTCAATATTTAGTTACCTATTTAAAGAAGCTAATCTTAACTTTAGTAAAGAACAGATATCTTATCATTCATTATCTAATTATAATGTGTTAATCCATGTCGCTCTTGAAGAAAACTATATAACAAATCAAGAATTTAAGCAATTATCGAACTGGTATGAAAATCCAACTACTTGGACGAAATAA
- a CDS encoding MBL fold metallo-hydrolase: protein MKITVLASGSKGNCTLIETEQNKFLIDIGISYKALKNKLSEVNVEVEDIDAIFITHEHSDHVKGLEVLIKRHNIYIVLSHGSYQAIVSRKKIGVMYEYYNVIDADEEVYLNNTCITPFHVSHDALEPFGYIIKGDNKKVVYLTDSGYISQENEERIQGANVYIMETNHNIEMLMCTNRPWRLKQRILGDNGHLCNEDALHTLLRIVNDKTQAIYLAHISEEANNVDLLMLTVKDIFSQCIHNENIKFIIAKQHELSESTVI, encoded by the coding sequence ATGAAAATAACAGTTTTAGCAAGTGGTAGTAAAGGTAATTGTACTTTGATTGAAACTGAACAAAATAAATTTTTAATTGATATAGGAATTTCATATAAAGCTTTAAAAAATAAATTAAGTGAAGTGAATGTTGAAGTAGAAGATATTGATGCAATTTTTATTACACATGAACACTCTGATCATGTAAAAGGATTAGAAGTATTGATAAAGAGGCATAATATTTATATTGTATTAAGTCATGGTAGTTATCAAGCTATTGTATCACGAAAAAAAATTGGAGTAATGTATGAGTACTATAATGTAATAGATGCAGATGAAGAGGTCTACTTAAATAATACGTGTATAACCCCTTTTCATGTATCACATGATGCTTTAGAACCATTTGGTTATATAATTAAAGGGGATAATAAAAAGGTCGTGTATTTAACTGATTCAGGTTATATTAGCCAAGAGAATGAAGAGCGAATACAAGGTGCAAATGTGTATATTATGGAAACAAACCATAACATTGAAATGTTGATGTGTACGAATAGACCTTGGAGACTTAAACAAAGAATATTAGGAGATAATGGTCATTTATGTAATGAAGATGCATTACATACGCTTTTAAGAATTGTAAATGATAAGACCCAAGCTATTTATTTAGCACATATTAGTGAAGAGGCAAATAATGTTGATTTATTGATGTTGACTGTCAAAGATATATTTTCACAATGTATTCATAATGAAAATATAAAATTTATTATCGCTAAACAACATGAGTTAAGTGAATCAACGGTAATATAA
- the serS gene encoding serine--tRNA ligase, with the protein MLDAKLIRENFHEVKKRLELRSGDFGYLTNFQKLDDKRRDIILEVEKLKAQKNSVSKLIGQYKREKKDIKPLLDEMNLDTEKIKSLDEELRLIDEQIREILLMTPNLPNENVPRGTSESDNIEIKKVGKPTEFNFTAKPHWELAEDLDVIDFNRAGKVTGSRFVIYKSLGAKLERALISFMLDVHTEQHGYKELMPPAIVNRDSMTGTGQLPKFEEDAFKMYNNENYFLVPTAEVPVTNYHRDEILSVDDLPISYCAYSPCFRSEAGSAGRDTRGIIRQHQFNKVELVKFCKPEESYEILEQLTSNAEKILQLLELPYRVIELCGGDLGFSAAKTYDLEVWLPSYNDYKEISSCSNFEDYQARRANIKFRRTLKGKPEFVHTLNGSGLAIGRTWAAIVENYQQEDGSILIPKVLRPYMGGKEYVK; encoded by the coding sequence ATGTTAGATGCAAAACTTATTAGAGAAAATTTTCATGAAGTAAAAAAACGTTTAGAATTAAGAAGTGGTGATTTTGGTTATCTAACTAACTTTCAGAAGTTAGATGATAAACGTAGAGACATTATCCTTGAGGTAGAAAAATTAAAAGCTCAAAAAAACAGTGTTTCAAAACTAATTGGTCAATACAAAAGAGAGAAGAAGGATATAAAACCATTATTAGATGAAATGAATCTCGATACAGAGAAAATCAAAAGTCTAGATGAAGAGTTAAGACTTATTGATGAACAAATACGGGAAATCCTATTAATGACACCTAATCTACCTAATGAAAATGTTCCACGTGGAACATCAGAGAGTGATAATATTGAAATTAAGAAGGTAGGAAAACCTACAGAATTTAATTTTACTGCAAAACCACATTGGGAGTTAGCAGAAGATCTTGATGTAATTGATTTTAACAGAGCTGGAAAAGTAACGGGCTCAAGGTTTGTAATTTATAAATCCCTTGGTGCTAAACTAGAAAGAGCGTTGATTTCTTTTATGTTAGATGTTCATACAGAACAACATGGATATAAAGAATTAATGCCACCTGCAATTGTAAATAGAGATAGCATGACAGGAACTGGACAATTACCAAAATTTGAGGAAGATGCTTTTAAAATGTACAACAATGAAAACTATTTTCTAGTACCAACAGCAGAAGTTCCTGTAACGAATTATCATCGTGATGAAATATTAAGTGTTGATGATCTACCTATTTCATATTGTGCCTACTCACCTTGTTTTAGATCTGAAGCTGGTTCAGCTGGGCGTGATACAAGAGGAATTATCAGACAACATCAATTTAATAAAGTTGAATTGGTCAAATTTTGTAAACCTGAGGAATCATACGAAATCTTAGAACAATTAACTTCAAACGCTGAAAAAATATTGCAACTATTGGAGTTGCCATATAGAGTAATTGAACTTTGTGGTGGAGATTTAGGATTTAGCGCTGCTAAGACATATGACCTAGAAGTTTGGTTACCATCATATAATGACTATAAGGAGATATCTTCATGTAGTAATTTCGAAGATTATCAAGCTCGTAGAGCTAATATAAAATTCAGACGTACATTAAAAGGGAAGCCTGAATTTGTTCATACACTAAATGGCTCAGGATTAGCGATTGGTCGTACATGGGCAGCTATTGTAGAAAATTATCAACAAGAAGATGGTAGTATTTTAATACCTAAAGTATTACGTCCTTATATGGGTGGTAAAGAATATGTTAAATAG